The Candidatus Binataceae bacterium DNA window ATACTGAACGTTCCCGCCGCGCCGCCCGCCGCCGATCCGCTCGAATGGGGCCGATACAATTCCTACAATCTCAGCGACGACCAGTTCGACCTGCTGGAGCCTTCGGCATTCGCGCGGCTGTCGCCGCAATTGCTGGACTTCATGCGCGAGCACGATTTGACCAGACCGGCCGGCGATCCGCTCTCGGCCTTGCGCCTCCTCAACACCACGATCAGGGACGCGTTCCGCTACAGGCCGGGCGTCACGGACGCGAGTTCGCCGATCGAGGTCGCCTTGAAAGAGCGCAGCGGCGTCTGCCAGGACTTCGCGCATATCATGATCGCGATCGCGCGCCATTGGGGAATTCCGGCGCGCTACGTGTCCGGCTACCTCTATCATCGCCCGCGCACGCAGGACCGCTCGGCCGCCGACGCGACCCATGCCTGGCTCGAGGCCTATCTACCGAGTCTCGGCTGGGTGGGTTTCGATCCCACCAACGACATTCTCGCGGGCGAGCGCCACATCCGCGCGGCTGTCGGCCGCGACTATGCGGACGTGCCGCCCACGCGCGGCACGTTCAAGGGCGGCGCCTCGAGCGAACTGGCGATATCGGTGGTTGTCGAGCCGACGCAGGCGCCGGTGCGGCACGAGGATTTTCTGCGGGTCGCGCGCCCCATGGGCACGCCCAGGCCGACGGCG harbors:
- a CDS encoding transglutaminase family protein, with amino-acid sequence MFYSIRHVTRFRYSSPVRESVMELRMQPRSEGPQALRSFQISTNPRAQLYAYTDYLGNAVYHFNVLREHEELRIEAQAVVEILNVPAAPPAADPLEWGRYNSYNLSDDQFDLLEPSAFARLSPQLLDFMREHDLTRPAGDPLSALRLLNTTIRDAFRYRPGVTDASSPIEVALKERSGVCQDFAHIMIAIARHWGIPARYVSGYLYHRPRTQDRSAADATHAWLEAYLPSLGWVGFDPTNDILAGERHIRAAVGRDYADVPPTRGTFKGGASSELAISVVVEPTQAPVRHEDFLRVARPMGTPRPTASMPEHIFHQQQQQQQ